A genomic region of Choristoneura fumiferana chromosome 17, NRCan_CFum_1, whole genome shotgun sequence contains the following coding sequences:
- the LOC141437397 gene encoding uncharacterized protein isoform X2, with amino-acid sequence MISLKLFTLACLIAVATCKPADDSKAGAAGGDVTRPDRYSPKYAVGLLEGGAGNGAVTNYVKSGGQNSSSNDNSGGKYDKLMNYNLTYKNLDNP; translated from the exons ATGATTTCCCTGAAGCTGTTTACCCTCGCCTGCCtg ATTGCAGTGGCAACATGCAAACCAGCA gaTGATTCGAAAGCTGGAGCAGCTGGAGGTGATGTAACCAGACCTGACA GATATAGTCCCAAATATGCAGTA gGTTTATTGGAAGGTGGAGCAGGAAACGGTGCTGTAACCAATTATGTCAAGAGTGGTGGCCAAAATTCTTCCTCGAACGATAATTCAGGAGGTAAATATGATAAACTAATGaactataacctaacctacaaaaaCTTGGATAACCCGTGA
- the LOC141437397 gene encoding uncharacterized protein isoform X1, with the protein MISLKLFTLACLIAVATCKPADDSKAGAAGGDVTRPDRYSPKYAVVSQRGGGGAEAGKLNKGLLEGGAGNGAVTNYVKSGGQNSSSNDNSGGKYDKLMNYNLTYKNLDNP; encoded by the exons ATGATTTCCCTGAAGCTGTTTACCCTCGCCTGCCtg ATTGCAGTGGCAACATGCAAACCAGCA gaTGATTCGAAAGCTGGAGCAGCTGGAGGTGATGTAACCAGACCTGACA GATATAGTCCCAAATATGCAGTAGTAAGTCAAAGAGGAGGTGGTGGTGCTGAAGCCGGAAAATTAAACAAA gGTTTATTGGAAGGTGGAGCAGGAAACGGTGCTGTAACCAATTATGTCAAGAGTGGTGGCCAAAATTCTTCCTCGAACGATAATTCAGGAGGTAAATATGATAAACTAATGaactataacctaacctacaaaaaCTTGGATAACCCGTGA
- the LOC141437396 gene encoding uncharacterized protein, with protein MVKSGDGNYFKVRALLDTGASVSVIKQSIVQRLKLHQQSNGNNIYGIGQQRVKVPGSIVKLIIKPVGKQVPIISTIASVMYSLTGNIPSYDTQLKDQLRLSHIILADGKFDKASDVDIILGTDILNYVLDGSKISTHVPGIAAYGTCFGHVIMGSLTSTHQSAVTSSQSAGTSVEDYGLHATRLEEVLERFWKVEEPPSKPAVHPDHMECERLYISTTQRLPDGKYIVRLPLLSTRSSLGESRSLAMKRLRALERKMSKDALFASKYKDFMREYETLGHMSKSDFQFNSEHFVIPHHGIFKRGTDKIRVVFDGSGRSSTGVSLNQCLHSGQPLQNDITKIILNFRRHQVVFTTDIKMMFRQTFVHPDDRKYQLILWREDPSHDVQVYELNTNTYGLRSSPFIAIRTVLLLADDWEVSHPNSHAAHVMRRDIFVDDILTGADSVAEAQQLKQELIALTGSAGYELRKWSSNSRELLRDLPEEYCELPHSFDTEDKSFIKVLGVQWDPVSDSMAYQINVPLGHPPTKRSVLSTIARLYDPCGYCAPVIFRFKVFLQSLFSDGLNWDEPINQNQINQWDELTQDLNHLSHLQIPRCVSLPSAVSYSLHGFGDASELGYAASVYLRTVDASGHVKEPRRFISRWFQH; from the exons ATGGTGAAATCAGGTGATGGCAATTATTTTAAGGTTAGGGCCTTACTCGACACCGGGGCGAGTGTCtcagtaattaaacagtcaatagTTCAAAGGTTAAAATTACACCAACAGTCTAatggtaataatatttatggaaTTGGTCAGCAACGGGTAAAGGTACCTGGTTCAATAGTCAAATTAATAATCAAACCTGTAGGTAAACAGGTACCCATCATTAGTACAATAGCTTCAGTCATGTATTCACTAACGGGAAACATTCCATCATATGACACTCAGCTCAAAGATCAATTACGGTTGTCACATATCATATTAGCTGATGGCAAGTTTGACAAAGCCTCAGATGTGGACATCATTTTAGGTACtgacatattaaattatgtactcgATGGTTCAAAGATTTCCACTCACGTTCCAGGAATAGCAGCCTACGGGACATGCTTTGGGCATGTCATCATGGGTTCATTGACCTCGACTCACCAGTCAGCGGTGACGTCATCACAGTCAGCGGGTACGTCCGTGGAGGACTACGGCCTGCACGCCACTAGACTCGAGGAGGTGCTCGAGCGGTTTTGGAAGGTCGAGGAGCCGCCTTCGAAGCCTGCAGTTCATCCAGATCACATGGAATGCGAAAGGTTGTACATTTCCACTACTCAACGTCTGCCTGACGGCAAATACATAGTCAGGTTACCGTTACTTTCAACACGCTCATCATTAGGCGAATCAAGGTCGCTTGCAATGAAAAGGTTGCGAGCTTTGGAGAGAAAAATGTCTAAGGACGCACTTTTCGCCTCCAAGTATAAAGATTTCATGAGAGAGTACGAAACTCTCGGTCATATGTCAAAATCGGATTTTCAATTTAACTCAGAACATTTTGTCATACCGCATCACGGTATCTTCAAACGAGGCACAGATAAAATCAGAGTTGTATTCGACGGATCAGGGCGATCGTCCACAGGTGTGTCACTCAATCAATGCCTTCACTCTGGGCAACCTCTTCAAAATGATATcactaaaatcattttaaattttcgacgTCATCAAGTGGTATTCACTACTGACATCAAAATGATGTTTCGTCAAACATTTGTTCACCCAGATGATAGGAAATATCAATTAATCCTCTGGAGGGAGGATCCGTCACACGATGTTCAGGTATATGAATTAAATACTAATACCTACGGGCTGAGGTCAAGTCCATTCATAGCTATACGGACGGTGTTGCTACTAGCGGACGATTGGGAGGTATCGCATCCGAATTCACACGCAGCACACGTCATGCGACGAGATATCTTCGTGGATGATATCCTCACAGGAGCAGACTCAGTAGCAGAGGCTCAACAGCTCAAGCAAGAGCTCATAGCGCTAACCGGGAGCGCAGGTTATGAATTACGTAAATGGTCGTCCAATAGTAGGGAGCTATTGCGTGACTTACCGGAGGAGTATTGCGAGCTGCCACATTCATTTGATACTGAGGATAAAAGTTTCATCAAGGTATTAGGTGTTCAATGGGATCCAGTGTCAGATTCAATGGCATATCAAATCAACGTGCCACTTGGTCACCCTCCTACGAAACGTAGCGTGCTCAGTACAATCGCACGTTTGTACGACCCGTGTGGTTATTGCGCACCAGTCATATTTCGATTCAAAGTATTCTTACAGTCATTATTCTCGGATGGGCTCAACTGGGACGAGCCgatcaatcaaaatcaaatcaatcagtGGGACGAACTTACGCAGGATCTCAATCATTTGTCTCATTTACAGATTCCTCGGTGTGTCTCACTACCGAGCGCCGTTTCATACTCATTGCACGGTTTCGGCGACGCCTCGGAGCTGGGATACGCGGCGAGCGTCTATCTACGGACGGTGGATGCGTCAGGACATGTCAAG GAACCAAGGCGGTTCATCTCGAGGTGGTTTCAGCATTGA
- the LOC141437098 gene encoding uncharacterized protein translates to MPPKIHAKIQFMSKYRMLTDFASTISEAQGTSAVAVAKRNFGSYYNQFVLAYEALLGLSSEEIPEGEMEQIHAQFSEINKLLVKLEQASEGRGSADEPRIPHHSQKLPTLIRSAFEQRYGTCHHVLPSVHQLLEVLDEQCRVQLAVSPTPEAASGRSYHRPPPRRGRQGASTSEARGRPARGVHQVHQGQLLRLGNHLKGTNLWCQHQVTVGNRPSVSHRAGNPSIMHKAWARVATHLCVHLNRARAATQMYQ, encoded by the exons ATGCCTCCTAAAATTCATGCCAAGATTCAATTTATGTCCAAATATCGCATGCTGACAGATTTTGCCAGTACAATAAGCGAAGCCCAAGGTACATCAGCGGTGGCAGTAGCTAAACGTAATTTCGGTTCATATTATAATCAGTTCGTACTAGCATATGAAGCGTTGCTTGGTCTTTCATCAGAGGAGATTCCTGAGGGAGAAATGGAACAAATTCACGCACAGTTCAGTgaaatcaataagttacttgTCAAGTTGGAGCAGGCATCGGAGGGCAGGGGGTCCGCAGACGAGCCTAGGATACCTCATCATAGCCAG AAGCTGCCAACATTGATCAGGTCAGCATTCGAACAGCGGTATGGGACGTGTCATCATGTTCTACCCAGTGTTCATCAACTGCTCGAGGTACTCGACGAGCAATGCAGGGTGCAACTCGCCGTGTCACCAACACCGGAAGCGGCTTCAGGGAGAAGCTACCACCGGCCACCACCACGACGAGGACGGCAGGGTGCGTCCACCTCGGAGGCACGTGGCAGGCCAGCACGCGGAGTGCATCAAGTTCATCAG GGGCAGCTCCTAAGGCTAGGGAATCACCTGAAAGGGACCAACCTGTGGTGTCAACATCAGGTCACGGTAGGCAATCGCCCAAGCGTCAGTCACCGGGCAGGCAACCCCAGCATCATGCACAAGGCGTGGGCCAGGGTGGCTACCCACTTGTGTGTGCACCTCAACCGAGCCAGGGCGGCCACTCAGATGTACCAGTGA